A single region of the Mycobacterium avium subsp. avium genome encodes:
- a CDS encoding polyketide synthase translates to MSNDAYDAESVDPVVIVGMGVEAPGGIENAEGYWDLLVHGREALGPFPTDRGWAVRELLAGSRRSGFKEIHDHGGFLCGATTFDPEFFGISPREAVVMDPQQRVSLRVAWRALENSGINPDDLAGHDVGCFVGASATGYGPEMARFSEHSGHLLAGTALSVISGRIAYTLGLAGPALTLDSSCASALVAFHVAVRSLQNDDCDMAIAGGVNVLGSPGFFVEFSKQHALSDDGYCRPYSAQASGTVWAEGAAMFVLQRKSTAVRAGRRILAEVRATAINQDGRSAGLSAPSGDAQVRLFQRAITQAGIKPAEVGMIEGHGTGTRLGDRTELRSLAQTYGDTEAGAGALLGSVKSNVGHSLAAAGALGLAKVLVSAEHGAVPPTLHAGNASPEIDWDKQGLRLAQTLTPWPATDGQRIAAASAFGIAGTNAHLIVSVPEVA, encoded by the coding sequence ATGTCGAACGATGCGTATGACGCCGAGAGCGTCGACCCCGTGGTGATCGTGGGAATGGGTGTCGAAGCGCCCGGCGGCATCGAAAACGCCGAAGGCTACTGGGATCTGCTGGTGCACGGCCGGGAGGCGCTGGGACCCTTTCCCACCGACCGCGGGTGGGCCGTGCGCGAACTGCTCGCCGGCTCGCGCCGCAGCGGTTTCAAGGAGATTCACGATCACGGTGGATTCCTATGCGGGGCAACCACATTCGACCCGGAATTCTTCGGCATCTCGCCCCGCGAGGCCGTGGTGATGGACCCGCAGCAGCGGGTGTCGCTCCGCGTGGCCTGGCGCGCCCTGGAAAACAGCGGCATCAATCCCGACGACCTTGCCGGCCACGACGTGGGGTGCTTCGTGGGCGCCTCCGCCACGGGCTACGGGCCCGAGATGGCCAGGTTCTCCGAACACAGCGGCCATCTGCTCGCCGGGACCGCCCTCAGCGTCATCTCGGGCCGCATCGCCTACACGCTGGGATTGGCCGGCCCGGCACTGACCCTGGATTCCTCGTGCGCGTCCGCGCTGGTGGCCTTCCACGTCGCAGTGCGTTCCCTGCAGAACGACGACTGCGACATGGCCATCGCGGGCGGGGTCAATGTGCTCGGCTCACCGGGGTTCTTCGTCGAGTTTTCCAAACAACACGCCCTCTCCGATGACGGCTACTGCCGCCCCTACAGCGCGCAGGCCAGCGGAACCGTGTGGGCCGAGGGGGCGGCGATGTTTGTGCTGCAACGCAAATCGACCGCGGTGCGCGCCGGCCGCCGGATCCTGGCCGAGGTGCGCGCCACCGCCATCAACCAGGACGGGCGCAGCGCCGGGCTCAGCGCCCCCAGTGGCGACGCCCAGGTCCGCCTCTTCCAGCGGGCCATCACCCAGGCCGGGATCAAGCCCGCCGAGGTGGGCATGATCGAGGGGCACGGCACCGGCACCCGGCTCGGCGACCGCACCGAATTGCGCTCGCTGGCACAAACCTACGGCGACACCGAGGCCGGCGCCGGGGCGCTGCTGGGGTCGGTGAAGTCCAACGTGGGCCACTCGTTGGCCGCCGCCGGCGCGCTGGGACTGGCCAAGGTGCTCGTCTCCGCCGAACACGGGGCCGTCCCGCCCACGCTGCACGCCGGCAACGCAAGCCCCGAAATCGACTGGGACAAACAGGGTTTGCGGCTGGCGCAGACCCTAACACCGTGGCCCGCGACCGACGGGCAGCGCATCGCCGCGGCGTCCGCGTTCGGGATCGCCGGCACCAACGCGCATCTGATCGTCTCCGTTCCCGAGGTCGCGTGA
- the mbtD gene encoding mycobactin polyketide synthase MbtD: MLSHHLPDGRIPVLLSSHDPELIRRDAAAILDYLGRIDSPNATAAIASTLLRLRRPRRHRAVLRAADAAELAAGLAAIARGEEHELVTHSAKTTPPRIAFVFPGQGNQWQAMGAGAYRELPAYREAADRCAEEFVVAGFASPLPYLVGEEERSWSRPEIQGAQFTHAVSLAEAWRCCGVLPDITIGHSLGEVAAAYVAEAISLPDAVALVVARATVVGRLTGRYAMAVLGAGLDAAESLLAEAPGWVEVSAVNGPSSTVVAGDHDAVAAAVRLAQQRDVFTHQLSVDYPGHTSALRPLRASLAELTPRSAFRDGPVRFVGSTRGAELGEGTDFSDYWYENLCGTVRFDLAVQYARACGADTFVELSAHPSLLYPLGDIVGDESVVVGSGHRERPVTESLSASIAAVAAADPGCRWADAVPNADQPPLRGFPNAPMRAVHLWAAPERVTEAASPPAPTVAVEDWQHATLHTVATRPDIGFFGTDALARSLADAVAAQGDCRVVAPNQAEVLAIVAPRLDEHDATAAIEQIAARPDAGLPDYPALIGPRCRAVWLLTVGAEQVDRDDTHVSPAQAALAAMHRSVGFEFPDQAFGHLDLERADVDAATARAVADVLSGEAAEVALRGGEPPLSHVRSHVRSFRECRETATSRPLDAAALDDVVITGGSGAIGLQYARYCLERGARTVTLLSRTGVDPAALRELADGHGAEVRAPQCDITDRAALASVAATHAGSGASLLIHTAGIAQARSRADLTGVDVAAVCDAKVRGLALMAEVWPLRPDCRILACSSVFGTWGGYGHAAYAASNRMLDVLAAQLRADGRDCTAIRWGLWQGAGVVVGNEITRTERSGLVAMEPEAAIEASLHRYDGDPLIFDADFDRLQVFFESQGMPMPFSASHSGDGGAQEDVAVAKPLAEVVRAELAATLHLGDSLSIDPGTSLIDLGVDSLLALDLRKRLRRTVGNSVPVARMLGGITVNELIDALRADSPGGPTPPPIERTGAATGAHHSTLAMLERLDS; encoded by the coding sequence ATGCTCAGCCATCATCTGCCGGACGGGCGCATCCCGGTGCTGCTCAGTTCCCACGACCCGGAGCTGATCCGCCGGGACGCCGCGGCGATCCTCGATTACCTGGGCCGCATCGACTCGCCGAACGCGACCGCCGCGATCGCATCCACCCTGCTGCGGCTGCGGCGCCCCCGCCGGCACCGGGCCGTGCTGCGCGCGGCCGACGCCGCCGAGCTGGCCGCCGGGCTGGCGGCGATCGCGCGGGGCGAGGAACACGAGCTGGTCACGCATTCCGCGAAGACCACGCCGCCGCGCATCGCGTTCGTGTTCCCCGGCCAGGGAAATCAATGGCAGGCGATGGGCGCCGGCGCCTACCGGGAGCTGCCCGCCTACCGGGAGGCGGCCGACCGGTGCGCCGAAGAGTTCGTCGTCGCCGGATTCGCCTCCCCGCTGCCATATCTGGTGGGGGAGGAAGAGCGTAGCTGGTCACGTCCCGAAATTCAGGGAGCGCAGTTCACCCACGCGGTCAGCCTGGCCGAGGCATGGCGATGCTGCGGTGTGCTGCCCGATATCACCATCGGCCACAGCCTCGGCGAGGTGGCGGCGGCCTATGTGGCGGAGGCGATCTCGCTGCCCGACGCCGTCGCCCTCGTGGTCGCCCGCGCCACCGTGGTCGGCCGGCTGACGGGCCGCTACGCGATGGCGGTGCTGGGCGCCGGCCTCGACGCCGCCGAGTCGCTGCTGGCCGAGGCGCCCGGCTGGGTGGAGGTCTCGGCGGTCAACGGCCCGTCGTCGACCGTGGTCGCCGGCGATCACGACGCGGTGGCCGCCGCGGTGCGCCTGGCGCAACAGCGCGACGTGTTCACCCATCAACTGTCCGTCGACTATCCGGGCCACACCAGTGCGCTGCGGCCATTGCGTGCCAGCCTGGCCGAGCTGACGCCGCGGTCGGCGTTCCGGGACGGGCCGGTGCGCTTCGTCGGTTCCACCCGCGGTGCCGAGTTGGGCGAAGGGACCGATTTCTCGGACTATTGGTATGAAAACCTCTGCGGCACCGTGCGCTTCGATCTTGCCGTGCAGTACGCCCGCGCCTGCGGGGCCGACACGTTCGTGGAGCTCTCGGCGCACCCCTCACTGCTCTATCCGCTGGGCGACATCGTCGGCGACGAGTCGGTTGTCGTCGGCTCGGGCCACCGCGAGCGGCCGGTCACCGAGTCGCTCTCGGCGAGCATCGCCGCGGTCGCGGCCGCCGACCCCGGCTGCCGGTGGGCCGATGCCGTCCCGAACGCTGATCAGCCTCCGCTGCGGGGCTTCCCGAACGCGCCGATGCGCGCGGTGCACCTCTGGGCGGCACCGGAACGAGTGACCGAAGCGGCCTCACCGCCCGCGCCGACCGTGGCCGTCGAGGACTGGCAGCACGCCACCTTGCACACCGTTGCGACACGCCCCGACATCGGCTTCTTCGGTACGGACGCTCTCGCCCGTTCGCTCGCCGATGCCGTTGCGGCGCAAGGCGACTGCCGCGTCGTGGCGCCGAACCAGGCAGAGGTCCTGGCAATCGTGGCGCCGCGTCTCGACGAGCACGACGCCACGGCCGCCATCGAGCAGATCGCCGCCCGTCCCGATGCCGGCCTACCCGACTACCCCGCGCTCATCGGCCCGCGATGCCGGGCCGTCTGGCTACTGACCGTCGGCGCCGAACAGGTCGATCGAGACGACACCCACGTCTCGCCGGCGCAGGCGGCCCTGGCGGCGATGCATCGCAGCGTCGGGTTCGAATTCCCCGACCAGGCCTTCGGACATCTCGACCTCGAGCGCGCAGATGTGGACGCCGCGACCGCGCGGGCCGTCGCCGACGTGCTTTCGGGCGAGGCTGCCGAGGTGGCGTTGCGGGGCGGCGAGCCGCCGCTGAGCCATGTTCGAAGCCACGTCCGGTCATTCCGCGAATGCCGCGAAACGGCAACCAGCCGGCCCCTCGACGCCGCCGCCCTGGACGACGTGGTGATCACCGGCGGCAGCGGGGCGATCGGCCTGCAGTACGCGCGGTACTGCCTCGAACGCGGGGCGCGGACCGTCACCCTGTTGAGCCGCACCGGCGTGGACCCGGCCGCGCTGCGCGAGCTCGCCGACGGCCACGGCGCCGAAGTGCGTGCCCCGCAATGCGATATCACCGACCGCGCCGCACTGGCCTCCGTGGCCGCCACGCACGCGGGTTCGGGGGCGTCGCTGCTGATCCACACCGCGGGCATCGCGCAGGCACGCTCGCGCGCCGACCTCACCGGTGTCGATGTTGCGGCGGTGTGCGATGCCAAGGTCCGCGGTTTGGCGCTGATGGCCGAGGTTTGGCCGCTGCGGCCGGACTGCCGAATCCTCGCCTGCTCGTCGGTGTTCGGGACCTGGGGCGGCTACGGCCACGCGGCCTACGCGGCTTCCAACCGGATGCTCGATGTGCTGGCCGCCCAGCTGCGGGCCGACGGCCGCGACTGCACGGCGATCCGGTGGGGGCTGTGGCAGGGTGCCGGGGTGGTGGTCGGCAACGAGATCACCCGCACCGAACGCTCGGGCCTCGTGGCGATGGAGCCGGAGGCCGCGATCGAGGCCAGCCTGCACCGCTACGACGGCGACCCGCTGATTTTCGACGCCGACTTCGACCGGCTGCAGGTGTTCTTCGAAAGCCAGGGAATGCCAATGCCGTTCAGTGCTTCGCACAGCGGTGACGGCGGCGCACAGGAAGACGTCGCCGTCGCGAAGCCGCTCGCCGAGGTGGTACGGGCCGAATTGGCCGCGACGCTGCATCTGGGTGATTCGCTGTCGATCGACCCGGGCACCTCCCTCATCGACCTTGGGGTGGACTCGTTGCTCGCCCTCGATTTGCGTAAGCGGCTGCGGCGGACGGTGGGGAACTCGGTTCCGGTGGCGCGCATGCTCGGCGGCATCACCGTCAACGAGCTGATCGACGCTCTGCGCGCCGACTCACCCGGTGGCCCCACGCCGCCGCCCATCGAGCGCACCGGCGCCGCCACCGGTGCGCACCACTCAACGCTCGCGATGCTCGAAAGGTTGGACTCCTAG
- a CDS encoding non-ribosomal peptide synthetase, protein MTDTTGADTRLDEERLELLRRKLAERGLARPTGAASVATYDEPRMSAGQHRMWFVQSVDPDSALLNICVSYRLIGAVDAARLHRAVDAVAARHPVLHTTYDTDGEGDPRPVVRDDLHPEWSEHDLSGLADQARRLRLDVLAQRDFRRPFDLSKDSPLRVTVAHLGGDELIMLITAHHIAWDDGSWAPFFADLTRAYTDPDGFAAAPALPDLATDPTAIRQADLDYWRPLMADLPEPLELPGPNGSVVPTTWRAQRATAPLSADVVDRAAALARETGATPYMVLMAVFGALVHRYTQSTDFLFAAPVLNRGVGTEDVIGYYGNTVVVRLRPRPHQTFRELLAQTRDGAVGAFAHSRADLDWLVRESNPDRRHGADRMTRVSFGQREPDGAGFCPPGVRCERAELRGHFNQLPLSLMVELNRTPDGLGGGVIEAEYLVEVLDQQLVQQLLRHYAALLDSVLSDPDVTLSACALMNDEDAEWLRSVSTGEEFVTPASTLSELVSRRAARTPDAVAVVYEGRAYTYREIDEESNRVAHWLIEQGIGTEDRVAVLLDKSPELVITALGVLKAGGVYLPVDPTYPEDRLSFILGDADAKLVLREPVSGLGSYPTTAPAALLRPLSPQNTAYLIYTSGSTGLPKGVPVPHAPIAEYFVWFGDEYRIDETDRLLQVASPSFDVSMGEIFGTLIMGARLVIPRPDGLRDIGYLTDLLAREGITSMHFVPSLLGLFLSLPGASQWRTLRRVPIGGEALPGEIADKFHATFDASLHNFYGPTETVVNCTSYPVEGAQGTRIVPIGRPKINTQVYLLDNALRPVPAGVIGEIYIAGTHVAHGYHRRPQLTAERFVADPFTPGGRMYRSGDLARRNANGDIEFVGRADEQVKIRGFRIELGEIAAAISVDPSVGQAVVLAMDLPQLGKSLVGYVTPAEGAGTETVDVERIRARVAAALPDYMTPAAYVVLDEIPITAHQKIDRAALPQPQLAAGTEYRDPTTPTEIRVAQLFSGLLGHERVGVDDSFFDLGGHSLVATKLVTAIRAECGVELGIRDVFELATVGLLAERIDQLSSGQLTQSRPRLIATAHDEPMPLSASQLRSWFAYRLDGPSPVNNIPFAAKLTGPWDIDALIAAVGDVLARHEILRTSYVELDGVPYQVVGPVGVEVPVRRAEGVGEAWLQEQLDVERRHCFELDSELPIRVAVLRTENADEHVLSVVVHHIASDHWSAGVLFSDVMTAYRARRGGEAPSWAPLRVQYADYAAWQRTFLGDASGQESAIAAEQREYWTRKLAGLPEDTGLRPDFPRQPVPSGEGESVDFQIDSATRAKLGELCRELGITEFMLLQTAVAVVLHKAGGGVDIPLGTPVAGRTEAELDQLIGFFVNILVLRNDMDGNPTLRELLKRARETALAAYAHQDLPFDRVVDSVSPVRSLSRNPLFQVVVHVRDHLSATRVIETAPAGGDGRDTVCTSLDPIFDMAHADLSVNFFGTDGTDGVGYNCNVIFRTELYARTTIERLAQWLSRAVAAFAEDLDLSLRDVALIDAGEQHRILQDWSRGAPAPHDRPRTIPELLEPSRAWDADRIAVRCGDERIDYPALHRRSDNLAALLARSGAGPGALVGLSTRRSIDLVVALVAIMKAGAGYFPIDPGYPLARKQFMLDDVAPPVVVATTEAVATMPHVAGVELISLDDPHVRDLVDSDDVDPQSRDLPRPHPDDPMYLVFTSGSTGKPKGAVGTHRSMAARLDWQLRHYPPRTEDVRLAQASITFLEGGMEMLAGLAAGATMILADDDEHRDPEALGELMTRYSVAQVTAVPSLVSALVDSRPDAVRALSRLVCGGEPVSTSLLQRLVSVCADDGATELLNNIGSTETSGAVCRGRLGLPNPLVGKPVPGAQAYLLDDGLRPVPVGVVGELYYAGDQLARGYWKRPALTATRFVANPYGGDPGSRLYRSGDLARWTEDGQLEFVGRSDHQVQVRGFRVELAEVEAALAAADGVAAAAARTWEVHGGTSLAGYVVPQRPIVDDVDKAAFAGEVRAAIATTLPGYMMPSSLTVLDVLPKTESGKLNRPGLPLPAVSTGGLTEPARTDTERALAKVFAELLSTPEVGRFDDFFALGGDSILSVQLASRARAVGLAVSPRMIFENPTVQQLAAAVDALGDGQADAERDDQAADVRFEPMSTSGLSSTDLAAVTQLWSSSREGTT, encoded by the coding sequence GTGACAGACACCACCGGCGCCGACACCCGTCTCGACGAGGAACGCTTGGAACTGCTGCGCCGCAAGCTCGCTGAACGCGGCCTGGCCAGGCCGACGGGCGCGGCTTCCGTGGCCACCTACGACGAGCCGCGCATGTCCGCCGGCCAGCACCGGATGTGGTTCGTGCAGTCGGTCGATCCCGACAGCGCGCTGCTCAACATCTGCGTCTCCTATCGCCTCATCGGCGCCGTGGACGCCGCGCGGCTACATCGCGCCGTCGATGCCGTCGCCGCGCGTCACCCCGTACTGCATACGACGTATGACACCGACGGTGAGGGCGACCCGCGGCCCGTCGTCCGCGACGACCTACACCCCGAATGGTCCGAGCACGACTTGTCCGGGCTGGCCGATCAGGCCCGCCGGTTGCGGCTGGATGTGCTGGCGCAGCGGGACTTTCGCCGGCCGTTCGACCTGAGCAAGGATTCACCCCTGCGCGTCACCGTGGCGCACCTGGGCGGCGACGAGCTGATAATGCTGATCACCGCGCATCACATCGCCTGGGACGACGGCTCGTGGGCGCCGTTTTTCGCCGACCTGACCCGTGCGTACACCGACCCGGACGGCTTCGCCGCGGCGCCGGCGCTGCCGGATCTCGCCACCGACCCGACCGCGATCCGTCAGGCCGATCTGGACTACTGGCGGCCGCTGATGGCCGATCTCCCGGAGCCGCTGGAACTTCCCGGCCCCAATGGGTCGGTGGTGCCCACCACCTGGCGCGCGCAACGCGCGACCGCGCCACTGTCGGCGGACGTCGTCGACCGGGCGGCCGCGCTCGCCCGCGAGACGGGCGCCACGCCCTACATGGTGTTGATGGCCGTGTTCGGCGCCCTGGTGCACCGCTACACCCAGTCGACGGACTTCCTGTTCGCGGCCCCGGTGCTGAACCGCGGGGTGGGAACCGAGGATGTCATCGGGTACTACGGCAACACCGTGGTGGTCCGGCTGCGGCCGCGGCCACACCAGACGTTCCGCGAACTGCTGGCCCAGACCCGGGACGGCGCGGTGGGCGCCTTCGCTCATTCGCGCGCTGACCTGGATTGGCTGGTGCGTGAGTCGAATCCGGACCGCCGGCACGGCGCGGACCGGATGACCCGGGTCAGCTTCGGACAGCGGGAGCCCGACGGCGCCGGCTTTTGCCCGCCGGGCGTGCGCTGCGAGCGCGCCGAGTTGCGCGGTCATTTCAACCAGCTGCCGCTGAGTCTGATGGTCGAGCTGAACCGCACGCCGGATGGCCTGGGCGGCGGCGTCATCGAGGCCGAGTACCTCGTCGAGGTGCTGGATCAGCAGCTGGTGCAGCAACTGCTGCGCCACTACGCCGCCCTGCTGGACAGCGTGCTGTCCGACCCCGACGTGACGCTGTCGGCGTGCGCGCTGATGAATGACGAAGACGCCGAGTGGCTGCGGTCCGTGTCGACCGGTGAAGAATTCGTCACCCCGGCGAGCACCTTGTCCGAGCTGGTCAGCCGGCGAGCGGCGCGCACGCCCGACGCCGTTGCGGTCGTCTACGAAGGGCGCGCCTACACCTACCGCGAAATCGATGAAGAGTCGAACCGCGTGGCGCACTGGCTCATCGAGCAAGGAATCGGCACCGAGGATCGCGTCGCGGTCCTGCTGGACAAGTCACCCGAACTGGTCATCACCGCGCTGGGCGTGCTCAAAGCCGGTGGCGTCTACCTTCCGGTGGACCCCACGTACCCGGAGGACCGGCTGAGCTTCATTCTCGGGGACGCGGACGCCAAACTGGTGCTGCGCGAACCGGTTTCCGGATTGGGGAGCTATCCGACCACGGCGCCCGCCGCGTTGCTGCGGCCGCTGAGCCCGCAGAACACCGCGTACCTGATCTACACCTCGGGTTCGACCGGACTGCCCAAGGGCGTGCCGGTGCCCCACGCGCCCATCGCCGAGTATTTCGTCTGGTTCGGCGACGAGTACCGGATCGACGAGACCGACCGGCTGCTGCAGGTCGCCTCGCCCAGTTTCGACGTGTCGATGGGAGAAATCTTCGGCACCCTGATCATGGGTGCCCGGCTGGTGATTCCGCGCCCGGACGGGCTGCGCGACATCGGCTACCTCACCGATCTCCTGGCGCGCGAAGGCATTACGTCGATGCACTTCGTTCCGTCGCTGCTGGGACTCTTCCTGTCGTTGCCCGGAGCCAGCCAGTGGCGCACGTTGCGGCGGGTGCCCATCGGCGGGGAGGCCCTGCCCGGCGAGATCGCCGACAAGTTCCACGCCACCTTCGACGCGTCGCTGCACAACTTCTACGGACCGACCGAGACGGTCGTCAACTGCACCAGCTACCCGGTGGAAGGCGCCCAGGGCACGCGCATAGTGCCGATCGGCCGGCCCAAGATCAACACCCAGGTGTACCTGCTCGACAACGCGCTGCGGCCCGTCCCTGCCGGGGTGATCGGTGAGATCTACATCGCCGGAACACATGTCGCGCACGGATACCACCGCAGGCCGCAGCTGACGGCCGAGCGCTTTGTCGCCGACCCGTTCACCCCGGGCGGGCGGATGTACCGCTCCGGCGACCTGGCCCGGCGTAATGCCAATGGCGACATCGAGTTCGTCGGCCGCGCCGACGAGCAGGTGAAGATCCGCGGCTTCCGCATCGAGCTGGGCGAGATCGCCGCCGCCATCTCGGTCGACCCCAGTGTCGGACAAGCCGTCGTGCTGGCCATGGACCTGCCGCAGTTGGGCAAGAGCCTGGTGGGATACGTGACCCCGGCCGAGGGCGCCGGCACGGAAACCGTTGATGTCGAACGCATCCGCGCCCGGGTGGCCGCCGCGCTGCCGGACTATATGACCCCGGCGGCCTACGTGGTGCTCGACGAGATCCCCATCACCGCCCATCAAAAGATCGACCGCGCCGCGCTGCCGCAACCGCAACTCGCGGCCGGCACCGAGTACCGCGACCCGACGACCCCCACCGAAATCCGGGTCGCCCAGCTGTTCTCGGGGCTGCTCGGACACGAGCGGGTGGGCGTCGACGACTCGTTCTTCGATCTGGGCGGCCACTCGCTGGTCGCCACCAAGCTGGTCACCGCGATCCGCGCGGAGTGCGGTGTGGAACTCGGCATCCGCGACGTGTTCGAGCTCGCCACCGTGGGCCTGCTGGCGGAGCGGATCGACCAGCTGAGCTCGGGCCAACTGACGCAGTCGCGCCCCAGGCTGATCGCAACCGCACACGACGAGCCGATGCCGCTTTCGGCGTCGCAGCTGCGCAGCTGGTTCGCCTACCGCCTGGACGGGCCCAGCCCGGTCAACAACATTCCCTTCGCGGCCAAGCTGACCGGTCCGTGGGACATCGACGCGCTGATCGCCGCCGTCGGCGATGTCCTCGCGCGGCACGAAATCCTGCGCACCAGCTACGTCGAGCTGGACGGCGTGCCCTATCAGGTCGTGGGCCCGGTCGGGGTCGAGGTTCCGGTGCGCCGCGCGGAGGGCGTCGGCGAGGCGTGGCTGCAAGAGCAGCTCGACGTCGAGCGGCGCCATTGCTTCGAGCTGGACTCGGAACTGCCGATCCGGGTCGCGGTGCTGCGCACCGAGAACGCGGACGAGCACGTGCTGTCGGTGGTCGTGCACCACATCGCCTCTGACCATTGGTCGGCGGGTGTGCTGTTCTCCGACGTGATGACGGCCTACCGGGCCCGCCGCGGTGGCGAAGCGCCGTCCTGGGCGCCGCTGCGCGTGCAGTACGCCGACTACGCGGCATGGCAGCGGACGTTTTTGGGGGACGCCAGCGGCCAGGAGTCCGCTATCGCCGCCGAGCAGCGGGAGTACTGGACCCGCAAGCTGGCCGGGCTGCCGGAGGACACCGGGTTGCGCCCGGACTTCCCCCGCCAGCCGGTGCCCAGCGGGGAGGGCGAATCCGTCGACTTCCAGATCGACTCGGCCACCCGCGCCAAACTCGGCGAGCTGTGCCGCGAGTTGGGCATCACCGAATTCATGCTGCTGCAAACCGCTGTGGCAGTGGTGCTGCACAAGGCCGGTGGCGGCGTGGACATTCCGTTGGGCACCCCGGTCGCCGGCCGCACCGAAGCCGAATTGGACCAACTGATCGGCTTTTTCGTCAACATCCTGGTGCTGCGCAACGACATGGACGGCAATCCGACGCTGCGCGAACTGCTGAAACGGGCCCGCGAGACGGCCCTGGCCGCCTACGCCCACCAAGACCTGCCGTTCGACCGGGTGGTCGACAGTGTCAGCCCGGTGCGCTCGCTGTCGCGCAACCCGCTGTTCCAGGTCGTCGTGCACGTCCGGGATCACCTGTCCGCCACGCGGGTCATCGAAACCGCGCCCGCGGGCGGCGATGGACGCGACACCGTGTGCACGTCGCTGGACCCCATCTTCGACATGGCCCACGCCGACCTCAGCGTCAACTTCTTCGGCACCGACGGCACCGACGGCGTCGGCTACAACTGCAATGTCATCTTCCGTACCGAGCTCTACGCCAGAACGACCATCGAGCGGTTGGCGCAATGGCTGTCGCGTGCGGTCGCCGCGTTCGCCGAGGACCTCGACTTGAGCCTGCGCGACGTTGCGCTGATCGACGCGGGAGAACAGCACCGCATCCTGCAGGACTGGAGCCGCGGGGCGCCGGCACCGCACGACAGGCCGCGCACCATACCCGAGCTGCTGGAACCGAGTCGGGCATGGGACGCGGATCGGATCGCGGTGCGCTGCGGGGACGAGCGGATCGATTACCCTGCGCTGCACCGCCGTTCGGACAACCTGGCCGCGCTGCTCGCCAGGAGCGGGGCGGGGCCGGGTGCGTTGGTCGGGCTGTCGACCCGCCGCAGCATCGATCTCGTGGTGGCGCTGGTGGCCATCATGAAGGCCGGCGCCGGTTACTTCCCCATCGACCCCGGTTACCCCTTGGCGCGAAAGCAATTCATGCTCGACGACGTCGCGCCGCCGGTGGTGGTCGCAACGACCGAAGCGGTGGCGACCATGCCACACGTTGCGGGGGTCGAGTTGATTTCGCTGGACGATCCCCACGTGCGCGACCTGGTGGACAGCGATGACGTCGATCCCCAGTCGCGGGATTTGCCGCGGCCCCACCCCGACGACCCGATGTATCTGGTGTTCACCTCCGGATCGACCGGCAAGCCGAAAGGCGCGGTGGGCACCCATCGTTCGATGGCCGCCCGGCTGGATTGGCAGCTGCGGCACTACCCGCCGAGGACCGAGGACGTGCGGCTGGCGCAGGCGTCGATCACCTTCCTCGAAGGCGGGATGGAGATGCTGGCCGGCCTGGCCGCCGGCGCGACCATGATCCTGGCCGACGACGACGAGCACCGCGACCCCGAGGCCCTCGGGGAGTTGATGACCCGGTATTCGGTCGCCCAGGTGACCGCCGTGCCCAGCCTGGTCTCGGCGTTGGTGGACAGTCGGCCCGACGCCGTACGCGCGCTGTCGCGGCTGGTGTGCGGTGGCGAGCCGGTCAGCACGTCGCTGCTGCAACGGCTGGTGTCGGTGTGCGCCGACGATGGTGCGACCGAGTTGCTGAACAACATCGGTTCCACCGAGACCTCCGGCGCGGTTTGCCGCGGGCGGTTGGGCCTGCCGAATCCGCTTGTCGGAAAGCCGGTCCCGGGCGCGCAGGCCTACCTCCTCGACGACGGGCTCCGTCCGGTGCCGGTCGGCGTGGTGGGCGAGCTGTACTACGCCGGTGACCAGCTGGCGCGCGGCTATTGGAAACGGCCCGCCCTGACCGCGACGCGGTTCGTCGCCAACCCGTATGGCGGGGACCCCGGTTCGCGCTTGTACCGCAGCGGTGACCTGGCCCGGTGGACCGAGGACGGCCAACTGGAATTCGTCGGACGCTCCGACCACCAGGTGCAGGTCCGCGGCTTCCGGGTCGAGTTGGCCGAGGTCGAGGCGGCCCTCGCGGCGGCCGACGGCGTCGCCGCCGCGGCCGCGCGCACCTGGGAGGTGCACGGCGGCACGTCGCTGGCCGGATACGTTGTGCCCCAGCGGCCCATCGTCGATGACGTCGACAAGGCGGCGTTCGCGGGGGAGGTGCGCGCCGCGATCGCCACGACCCTGCCGGGCTACATGATGCCGTCGTCGCTGACCGTTCTCGACGTCCTGCCCAAGACCGAGTCCGGCAAGTTGAACCGGCCCGGGCTGCCGCTCCCGGCGGTCAGCACCGGTGGCCTGACCGAACCGGCGCGCACGGACACCGAACGGGCGCTGGCCAAGGTGTTCGCCGAACTGCTGTCGACCCCCGAAGTGGGGCGCTTCGACGACTTCTTCGCCCTCGGCGGCGACAGCATCCTGTCGGTGCAACTGGCCTCGCGGGCGCGCGCCGTCGGCCTGGCCGTGAGCCCGCGCATGATCTTCGAGAATCCGACGGTGCAGCAGCTGGCCGCCGCCGTGGACGCTCTGGGGGACGGGCAGGCTGACGCCGAGCGGGACGACCAGGCGGCCGACGTCCGTTTCGAGCCGATGAGCACCTCCGGCCTGTCGTCCACGGATCTGGCTGCGGTGACCCAACTTTGGTCGTCATCACGCGAGGGCACGACATGA